In Micromonospora sp. NBC_01813, the following are encoded in one genomic region:
- a CDS encoding ABC transporter permease — translation MNATTGGTASAVTPPAVVRVGPARLGLRQGRLEIKQFMRSRESVVFTMAFPVLMILIFASIFTGEITDGVRFTQYFVTGMIATGLMTVGFQSLAIQIPIERDRGVLKRLRGTPMPKWVYFAGKVIMVAVIGFAETVLLLAVATLLFDLDLPDTAFKWFTLGWVSVLGITACTLCGIAFSSLARSGRSASAVATPISLVLQFISGVFFVFTSLPGWMQQIAALFPLKWMCQGLRSVFLPEAFGTQEPGGSFELGMVALVLGIWCIIGLVLCLTTFRWTTKRDG, via the coding sequence GTGAACGCCACCACCGGCGGCACCGCCAGCGCCGTCACCCCGCCGGCCGTTGTCCGGGTCGGGCCGGCGCGGCTCGGGCTGCGGCAGGGCCGGCTGGAGATCAAGCAGTTCATGCGCAGCCGCGAGTCGGTCGTCTTCACGATGGCCTTCCCGGTCCTGATGATCCTGATCTTCGCGTCGATCTTCACCGGGGAGATCACCGATGGCGTCCGGTTCACCCAGTACTTCGTCACCGGCATGATCGCCACCGGGCTGATGACCGTCGGCTTCCAGAGCCTGGCCATCCAGATCCCGATCGAGCGCGACCGGGGCGTACTCAAGCGGCTGCGCGGCACCCCGATGCCGAAGTGGGTCTACTTCGCCGGCAAGGTGATCATGGTCGCGGTGATCGGCTTCGCCGAGACCGTGCTGCTGCTGGCCGTCGCGACCCTGCTGTTCGACCTGGACCTTCCCGATACGGCGTTCAAGTGGTTCACTTTGGGCTGGGTGTCGGTGCTCGGGATCACCGCCTGCACGCTCTGCGGCATCGCCTTCTCGTCACTGGCCCGAAGCGGGCGCAGCGCATCCGCGGTCGCCACCCCGATCTCGCTGGTGCTGCAGTTCATCTCGGGCGTCTTCTTCGTCTTCACGAGTCTGCCCGGCTGGATGCAGCAGATCGCCGCACTCTTCCCGCTCAAGTGGATGTGTCAGGGACTGCGGTCGGTCTTCCTGCCCGAAGCTTTCGGCACCCAGGAGCCGGGCGGCTCCTTCGAGCTCGGCATGGTCGCGCTGGTGCTCGGCATCTGGTGCATCATCGGCCTGGTGCTCTGCCTGACCACGTTCCGCTGGACCACCAAACGCGACGGCTGA
- a CDS encoding ABC transporter ATP-binding protein, producing MTDEATAAPAIEVRGLRKAYGDNVAVDGVDLTVHRGEVFALLGPNGAGKTTTVEILEGYRRRDAGDVRVLGVDPDPGTPQWRSQVGIVLQGTGEFDELTVTEVVDHFAAFYPAPDDPAAVIDRVGLSAKAKARTHTLSGGQKRRLDVALGIVGRPELLFLDEPTTGFDPEARREFWELIRALAASGTTILLTTHYLDEAETLADRVGVIAAGRLVEVAPPAELGGRRDALATVSWRTADGTTRHEESATPTALVADLAARFDGEVPGLTVTRPSLEDIYLRMIGHK from the coding sequence ATGACCGACGAGGCGACAGCCGCGCCAGCGATCGAGGTACGCGGACTGCGCAAGGCGTACGGCGACAACGTCGCGGTGGACGGCGTCGACCTGACCGTCCACCGTGGCGAAGTCTTCGCCCTGCTCGGGCCGAACGGCGCCGGCAAGACCACCACCGTGGAGATCCTGGAGGGCTACCGCCGCCGCGACGCCGGCGACGTCCGGGTGCTCGGCGTCGACCCCGACCCGGGTACGCCGCAGTGGCGCTCCCAGGTCGGCATCGTGCTGCAGGGCACCGGCGAGTTCGACGAGTTGACCGTCACCGAGGTCGTCGACCACTTCGCCGCCTTCTACCCGGCACCGGACGACCCGGCGGCGGTGATCGACCGGGTCGGCCTGTCCGCCAAGGCGAAGGCCCGCACCCACACCCTCTCCGGCGGGCAGAAACGCCGCCTCGACGTGGCGCTCGGCATCGTCGGCCGCCCCGAGCTGCTCTTCCTCGACGAACCCACCACCGGCTTCGACCCCGAGGCCCGCCGCGAGTTCTGGGAACTCATCCGGGCACTCGCCGCCAGCGGCACCACGATCCTGCTGACCACCCACTACCTCGACGAGGCGGAAACCCTCGCCGACAGGGTCGGGGTGATCGCCGCCGGCCGGCTCGTCGAGGTCGCCCCGCCGGCCGAGCTGGGCGGGCGGCGCGACGCCCTGGCCACCGTCTCCTGGCGTACCGCTGATGGAACGACGCGACACGAGGAGAGCGCGACGCCGACGGCGCTGGTCGCCGACCTGGCCGCGCGCTTCGACGGTGAAGTCCCCGGACTGACCGTCACCCGGCCCTCGCTCGAAGACATCTACCTGCGGATGATTGGACACAAGTGA
- a CDS encoding GntR family transcriptional regulator, producing MFDDRSPIYQQIADKIKNDILSGALQEGEQVMSTNQYASYYRINPATAAKGFHQLIDEGVLFKKRGIGMFVSPNARQTLRGERRDRFFADVVDPMVAEARIIGIPLADVLARIQQSMEEQQ from the coding sequence GTGTTCGATGATCGAAGTCCGATCTATCAGCAGATAGCCGACAAGATCAAAAACGACATCCTGAGCGGGGCGCTGCAGGAGGGCGAGCAGGTCATGTCCACCAACCAGTACGCCAGCTACTACCGGATCAACCCCGCCACCGCCGCCAAGGGCTTCCACCAGCTCATCGACGAAGGCGTGCTGTTCAAGAAGCGCGGCATCGGCATGTTCGTCAGCCCGAACGCCCGCCAGACCCTGCGTGGCGAGCGTCGCGACCGGTTCTTCGCCGACGTCGTCGACCCGATGGTCGCCGAGGCCCGGATCATCGGCATCCCGCTCGCCGACGTCCTCGCCCGTATCCAGCAGTCAATGGAGGAGCAGCAGTGA
- a CDS encoding ABC transporter ATP-binding protein: MTGLGISTRGLTIRYGDTVAVDSLDLTLAPGKIYGLLGRNGSGKTSLLAVLAAFRSATSGTVRVGGEDPFENAAIMSQIAFVRDKVDAQDSDKVGCILDLAATLRPNWDADYAERLVERFDLPRRKRLSALSRGMKSALSVTLGLAARAPLTIFDEAYLGLDAPSRYAFYDEVLNDYLAHPRTIVLSTHLIEEVGSLFEEVVIVHRGRLVAHEESEALRTRGTAVTGPAAAVDAFVAGRTVLGSQQLGGTRSTTILGPLDDTDRAAARTAGLELGPVGLQDLFVHLTATAGSAESAEKEARR; this comes from the coding sequence GTGACCGGCCTCGGCATCTCCACCCGCGGGCTCACGATCCGCTACGGCGACACGGTCGCCGTCGACTCGCTCGACCTGACCCTCGCGCCCGGCAAGATCTACGGACTGCTCGGCCGCAACGGCTCCGGCAAGACCAGCCTGCTCGCCGTACTCGCCGCGTTCCGGTCCGCCACCAGCGGAACCGTGCGGGTCGGCGGCGAGGACCCGTTCGAGAACGCGGCGATCATGTCGCAGATCGCATTCGTCCGGGACAAGGTAGACGCCCAGGACAGCGACAAGGTCGGCTGCATCCTGGACCTCGCCGCGACGCTGCGGCCCAACTGGGACGCAGACTACGCCGAGCGCCTGGTCGAACGGTTCGATCTGCCACGCCGCAAGCGGCTCAGCGCGCTGAGCCGGGGCATGAAGTCCGCGCTCAGCGTCACCCTCGGCCTGGCCGCCCGGGCCCCGCTGACCATCTTCGACGAGGCGTACCTCGGCCTCGACGCCCCCAGCCGGTACGCCTTCTACGACGAGGTCCTCAACGACTACCTCGCCCATCCGCGCACCATCGTGCTCTCCACCCACCTGATCGAAGAGGTCGGTTCGCTGTTCGAAGAGGTGGTGATCGTGCACCGGGGTCGGCTGGTCGCCCACGAGGAGTCCGAGGCGCTGCGGACCCGGGGCACCGCGGTGACCGGCCCGGCCGCCGCCGTCGACGCGTTCGTCGCCGGGCGCACCGTGCTCGGCAGCCAGCAACTCGGCGGCACCCGATCCACCACGATCCTGGGCCCGCTCGACGACACCGACCGGGCCGCCGCCCGTACCGCCGGGTTGGAGCTCGGCCCGGTCGGCCTGCAGGACCTGTTCGTCCACCTCACCGCCACCGCCGGGAGCGCCGAAAGCGCGGAGAAGGAGGCTCGGCGATGA
- a CDS encoding ABC transporter ATP-binding protein, whose product MAVIDVEHLHKRYGDLVAVDDVSFTVAEGEIFGILGRNGAGKTTTVECALGLRRPDRGSVRVLGLDPQRDGAKLRERLGAQLQESQLPERMKVWEALELYSSFYRQPADWRELLDLLGLSSRHDARFGQLSGGQKQRLSVALALVGDPKVAFLDELTTGLDPAARRDTWGLIESVRNRGVTLVLVTHLMEEAERLCDRVAVIDGGRVVAVDTPAGLAASVDGGQQIRFVPDQSFDLALLTDLPQVTSATTDGREVVVDGGAQLFFAVAAALARHGVTPRELRLQQATLDDAFLALTGGST is encoded by the coding sequence ATGGCTGTCATCGACGTCGAGCACCTGCACAAGCGGTACGGCGACCTGGTCGCAGTGGACGATGTGTCGTTCACCGTCGCCGAAGGGGAGATCTTCGGCATCCTCGGCCGCAACGGCGCCGGCAAGACCACCACGGTGGAGTGCGCCCTCGGGCTGCGCCGGCCCGACCGGGGCAGCGTACGGGTGCTCGGTCTGGACCCGCAGCGCGACGGCGCGAAACTCCGCGAACGGCTCGGCGCGCAGTTGCAGGAGAGTCAGCTGCCGGAGCGGATGAAGGTCTGGGAGGCGCTGGAGCTGTACAGCTCCTTCTACCGGCAACCGGCCGACTGGCGGGAACTGCTGGATCTGCTCGGCCTGTCGTCGCGGCACGATGCCCGGTTCGGGCAGCTCTCGGGCGGGCAGAAGCAGCGCCTGTCGGTCGCCCTGGCCCTGGTCGGCGACCCGAAGGTGGCGTTCCTCGACGAGTTGACCACCGGGCTGGACCCGGCGGCCCGGCGCGACACCTGGGGGCTCATCGAGTCGGTCCGTAACCGGGGTGTCACCCTGGTGCTGGTCACCCACCTGATGGAGGAGGCGGAGCGGCTCTGCGATCGGGTCGCGGTGATCGATGGTGGCCGGGTGGTCGCCGTCGACACCCCGGCCGGGCTGGCCGCCAGCGTCGATGGCGGGCAGCAAATCCGGTTCGTCCCGGACCAGTCATTCGACCTCGCCCTGCTGACCGACCTGCCGCAGGTCACCTCGGCGACCACCGACGGCCGGGAGGTCGTCGTCGACGGCGGCGCGCAGCTGTTCTTCGCCGTCGCGGCGGCGCTGGCCCGCCACGGTGTCACCCCGCGCGAACTGCGCCTGCAACAGGCCACCCTGGACGACGCCTTTCTCGCTCTCACCGGAGGATCCACGTGA
- a CDS encoding ABC transporter permease codes for MTALRRLTVMEAKLLLRDPAAVVMALAFPMLLIVVLGGVMPGFRTAVPELAGLRPIDVYLPVVVALAVAGIALNSLPTTVAAYRERGVLRRMATTPVRPVKLLGAQLLVSVGATTLAVGLAVAAAAVAFRVPMPEHPVSFLGVFLLGSAATFAVGLLIAALVPTGRAANAISMLIYFPMLFFAGVWTPGPMMPETIRRISDLTPLGALSQTMQASWSGAAVRPLHLLVMAGYLVVVGALAARLFRWR; via the coding sequence GTGACCGCGCTGCGCCGGCTCACCGTGATGGAAGCCAAGCTGTTGCTGCGGGACCCGGCGGCCGTGGTGATGGCGCTGGCCTTCCCGATGTTGCTGATCGTCGTGCTGGGCGGGGTGATGCCGGGCTTCCGTACCGCCGTCCCGGAGCTTGCCGGACTGCGCCCGATCGACGTCTACCTGCCGGTGGTGGTCGCGCTGGCGGTCGCCGGCATCGCGCTCAACTCGCTGCCCACCACCGTCGCCGCGTACCGGGAACGCGGCGTGCTGCGCCGGATGGCCACCACCCCGGTACGCCCGGTGAAGCTGCTCGGCGCCCAGTTGTTGGTCTCGGTGGGCGCCACGACCCTCGCGGTCGGTCTGGCCGTCGCCGCGGCGGCCGTCGCGTTCCGGGTGCCGATGCCCGAGCATCCGGTGAGCTTCCTCGGCGTGTTCCTGCTCGGCTCGGCGGCCACCTTCGCGGTCGGACTGCTGATCGCGGCACTGGTGCCGACCGGCCGGGCGGCGAACGCCATCAGCATGCTGATCTACTTTCCGATGCTGTTCTTCGCCGGGGTGTGGACGCCGGGGCCGATGATGCCCGAGACGATCCGCCGGATCAGCGACCTCACCCCGCTTGGCGCGCTCAGCCAGACCATGCAGGCGAGCTGGTCCGGTGCTGCCGTCCGCCCGCTGCACCTGCTGGTGATGGCCGGCTACCTGGTGGTCGTCGGTGCCCTGGCGGCCCGCTTGTTCCGCTGGCGCTGA
- a CDS encoding polysaccharide deacetylase family protein gives MDSRSAGQQPVPRRRRGLSPAALATAAATVVVLGVTAMIVGLISAGDDATAVPSAAQTSTTPAAAPTGESAPPGDLASVEAAPTATGPADRPGATRPGTRPPVVDHGPRSGNLVALTFDADMTEAMRYSLRSGDVRSYANLAIVDLLEREQVPATFFLTGMWVEEYPDLTRRLAGNPRFELANHTYGHAAFTSDCYGLPQVPANGMTADVAKTFDVIEPYGGRQTRYFRFPGLCHDGAALAALAPLGLTVVDGDVISGDPFATAWQPIVEAVLSQVRAGSVVVLHVTEANAAMTDEALPHILAGLRERGLTPATLSEVLAG, from the coding sequence GTGGATTCACGTTCGGCGGGCCAGCAGCCCGTACCTCGTCGACGCCGAGGGCTGTCGCCGGCCGCGCTGGCGACCGCCGCCGCGACCGTCGTCGTGCTCGGCGTCACCGCGATGATCGTCGGTCTGATCTCCGCCGGTGACGACGCCACGGCAGTCCCCTCGGCGGCACAGACCAGTACGACCCCGGCTGCGGCACCGACGGGCGAGTCGGCTCCTCCCGGCGACCTGGCGTCGGTCGAGGCCGCCCCGACCGCCACGGGCCCGGCCGATCGTCCCGGAGCCACCCGGCCGGGCACCCGCCCGCCGGTGGTCGACCACGGGCCGCGCTCCGGAAACCTGGTCGCGTTGACCTTCGACGCGGACATGACCGAAGCGATGCGCTACAGCCTGCGCAGTGGCGACGTCCGCTCGTACGCCAACCTGGCGATCGTCGACTTGCTGGAACGGGAGCAGGTCCCGGCGACCTTCTTCCTCACCGGGATGTGGGTCGAGGAGTATCCCGACCTCACCCGCCGGCTGGCCGGCAACCCCCGATTCGAGCTGGCCAACCACACGTACGGGCATGCCGCCTTCACCAGCGACTGCTACGGCCTGCCGCAGGTGCCGGCCAACGGGATGACCGCCGACGTCGCGAAGACCTTCGACGTGATCGAGCCGTACGGTGGCCGACAGACCCGCTACTTCCGCTTCCCAGGGCTGTGCCACGACGGGGCGGCGCTGGCCGCCCTGGCGCCGCTCGGGCTGACCGTGGTCGACGGCGATGTGATCAGCGGCGACCCGTTCGCCACCGCCTGGCAGCCGATCGTCGAGGCGGTGCTGTCCCAGGTGCGGGCCGGCTCGGTGGTGGTCCTGCACGTCACCGAGGCGAACGCGGCGATGACCGACGAGGCGTTGCCGCACATCCTCGCCGGCCTGCGCGAACGCGGTCTGACCCCGGCGACCCTGTCCGAGGTACTCGCCGGATAG
- a CDS encoding DUF4126 domain-containing protein, producing the protein MFELLTGTGLAASAGLNAYIPLLTVGVLARYTSLIAPPDGWQWISNGWVLAILAGLLAVELVADKVPVVDHVNDVVQTVIRPTAGGLAFGAGSSSETVTVSDPGEFFSSNQWIPIVVGVLIALGVHLLKSTIRPVINTATGGLGAPVASTAEDATSVVMSVVAILLPVLVLVFLVVLVIGGPWLIHRARERRRERKAARAAGYRV; encoded by the coding sequence GTGTTCGAACTGCTGACCGGGACCGGGCTGGCCGCATCGGCCGGTCTCAACGCGTACATTCCGCTGCTGACCGTGGGGGTGCTGGCCCGCTACACCAGCCTGATCGCCCCGCCGGACGGCTGGCAGTGGATCAGCAACGGCTGGGTGCTGGCGATCCTCGCCGGCCTGCTCGCGGTGGAGTTGGTCGCGGACAAGGTTCCGGTGGTCGACCACGTCAACGACGTGGTGCAGACCGTGATCCGGCCGACCGCGGGTGGGCTGGCGTTCGGTGCCGGGTCGTCGTCGGAGACGGTGACGGTCAGCGACCCGGGTGAGTTCTTCAGCTCCAACCAGTGGATCCCGATAGTGGTCGGCGTCCTGATCGCCCTCGGGGTGCATCTGCTCAAGTCGACCATCCGACCAGTGATCAACACCGCCACCGGTGGGCTCGGGGCACCGGTGGCGAGCACCGCCGAGGACGCCACCAGCGTGGTGATGTCGGTCGTCGCGATCCTGCTGCCGGTCCTTGTCCTGGTCTTCCTGGTCGTGCTGGTGATCGGCGGTCCGTGGCTGATCCACCGGGCCAGGGAACGCCGCCGCGAGCGCAAAGCCGCCCGAGCCGCCGGATACCGGGTCTGA
- the nucS gene encoding endonuclease NucS: MRLVIARCSVDYVGRLSAHLPPATRLLMVKADGSVSIHADDRAYKPLNWMSPPCRLQEAPGVWRVVNKAGEELRITLEEIFQDTSYDLGVDPGLRKDGVEAHLQELLAANPTTFGDEFTLVRREYMTAIGPVDLLCRDGSATVAIEVKRRGEIDGVEQLTRYLELLNRDPLLAPVAGIFAAQEIKPQARVLAADRGIRCVVVDYDKLRGIVRDELTLF; the protein is encoded by the coding sequence GTGCGGCTGGTGATTGCGCGTTGCTCGGTGGACTACGTCGGTCGGCTCTCGGCGCATCTGCCGCCGGCGACCCGACTTTTGATGGTCAAAGCGGACGGGTCGGTGTCGATCCACGCCGACGACCGGGCGTACAAGCCGCTGAACTGGATGAGCCCGCCGTGTCGGCTGCAGGAGGCTCCGGGGGTCTGGCGGGTGGTCAACAAGGCCGGCGAGGAGCTGCGGATCACCCTGGAGGAGATCTTCCAGGACACCTCGTACGACCTCGGCGTCGACCCCGGCCTGCGCAAGGACGGTGTGGAAGCGCACCTGCAGGAGCTGCTGGCCGCGAACCCGACCACCTTCGGCGACGAGTTCACCCTGGTACGCCGCGAGTACATGACCGCGATCGGCCCGGTCGACCTGCTGTGCCGCGACGGCTCGGCCACCGTCGCGATCGAGGTCAAGCGTCGTGGTGAGATCGACGGTGTCGAGCAGCTCACCCGCTACCTGGAGCTGCTCAACCGGGACCCGCTGCTCGCCCCGGTCGCTGGTATCTTCGCGGCTCAGGAGATCAAGCCGCAGGCCCGGGTGCTCGCCGCCGACCGGGGCATCCGCTGCGTGGTGGTCGACTATGACAAACTGCGTGGGATCGTGCGCGACGAACTCACGCTGTTCTGA